In a genomic window of Rhinoraja longicauda isolate Sanriku21f chromosome 23, sRhiLon1.1, whole genome shotgun sequence:
- the gcc1 gene encoding GRIP and coiled-coil domain-containing protein 1, with protein sequence MEKFGVNFGGGPSKRELLDTIETQKKQLFQYQARLRDVVQAYKSLLKEKEALEASLKVLSVSQEVDNNLQNIDSVSAVLCSDIGDDQSSVHSEDSLRTVNSLDTTASLTSSNKGELNNEDKILVELEAAGSPPKNEEANSTESGIVVSGEQQSHSETDRKMQLKSQLATLTNALATVTQEKSRMEASYLTDKKKMRQELEDLTQKFQEENSKYEAEINKVQEQLAEAKARIITQQHERDREQIDHATMLHELQKLLQEERAFRQDIELKLEDTKDILTSKSYAADRVDDCESQMKHLSKEVEVVRNALRLAEEEKRKPHPRVQELEVEMTQTKAHYQAQLHLEIRKAAQAQEQLHHFSQMEEERVANLETRVSELSDLVGTYDKGKQKDKLTIHKLKERIIQLDMENKTLANAASNRASLDLMVDESNLDVNILRDKMEKLKKQLALAVRKSQEPLDMEKLCEVDSTYTPDTSDGEKASVFYYQHELKQLKEEFERYKMRAQVVLKNKNTKDGNTSKELESLREQLAELKEKYITLRLACDEMEAKHKCDNEANKQYITQLQTAHKKEMEKIEMQYHERVIKLEEEMHKHRDRALAVLAEKDRETETLRLGSSGLSRHKNYVESKFWSEGNGPQNEDDLQDDFCQDIVKQTAKFSGPNEPTFLHYAEQLARKELEVTTLRKQKHQMEAVVHQLEDSLLMEKERHKEDVEALQDVIQKHLRDKKREGANLEYVKNVTYRFLTLSDALGRQQTLTAILTILHFSPQEKKNVMKQQASSWWSSVKR encoded by the exons ATGGAGAAGTTTGGTGTGAACTTTGGTGGTGGCCCCAGTAAGAGAGAGCTTTTGGATACCATTGAAACTCAGAAGAAGCAACTGTTCCAGTACCAGGCACGTTTGAGAGATGTCGTGCAGGCTTACAAAAGTCTCCTTAAAGAGAAAGAGGCTTTAGAAGCCAGTTTAAAAGTTCTCTCGGTATCACAGGAAGTAGATAATAATTTACAGAACATAGACTCTGTGAGTGCAGTGCTCTGCTCTGACATTGGAGATGATCAAAGCTCAGTCCACAGTGAGGACAGTCTGAGGACTGTGAATAGTTTGGACACAACAGCCAGTTTGACTAGTAGCAACAAAGGAGAGTTAAATAATGAGGACAAGATCTTAGTAGAATTGGAAGCTGCAGGAAGCCCTCCAAAGAATGAGGAAGCTAACAGTACTGAAAGTGGTATTGTTGTGAGTGGGGAACAGCAGAGCCACAGTGAAACTGATAGAAAGATGCAATTAAAAAGTCAGTTGGCAACACTGACCAATGCTTTGGCAACTGTTACACAGGAAAAATCACGAATGGAAGCTTCCTATTTAACAGACAAGAAGAAAATGAGACAAGAGCTGGAAGACTTGACACAGAAGTTTCAAGAAGAAAACTCCAAATATGAAGCTGAGATTAATAAAGTCCAAGAACAACTAGCAGAGGCTAAAGCACGGATTATTACCCAGCAACATGAGCGGGACCGGGAGCAAATTGACCATGCCACAATGCTTCATGAACTTCAAAAATTGCTGCAGGAAGAGAGAGCTTTTCGTCAAGATATTGAACTAAAACTTGAAGACACAAAGGATATATTGACTTCAAAAAGCTATGCAGCAGATAGGGTAGATGACTGCGAGTCTCAAATGAAGCATTTGAGTAAGGAGGTGGAAGTGGTAAGGAATGCACTTCGGCTTGCTGAAGAAGAGAAGAGAAAACCACACCCACGTGTACAGGAATTGGAGGTGGAAATGACTCAGACAAAGGCTCATTATCAGGCGCAACTTCATTTGGAAATAAGGAAG GCTGCACAGGCCCAAGAACAGCTTCATCACTTCTCTCAAATGGAGGAGGAACGAGTTGCAAATTtggaaacccgagtctctgagctTTCTGATCTTGTCGGTACTTATGACAAGGGTAAGCAGAAAGACAAGTTGACAATTCACAAACTGAAAGAGCGAATTATACAATTGGATATGGAGAACAAGACTTTGGCCAATGCTGCATCTAACAGAGCCTCGTTGGATCTAATGGTCGATGAATCTAATCTAGATGTTAATATTTTAAGAGACAAAATGGAAAAGCTAAAGAAACAATTGGCACTGGCAGTCCGGAAATCACAGGAACCCCTAGACATGGAGAAGCTTTGTGAAGTTGATTCCACATACACACCTGACACGtcagatggggagaaggcttctGTTTTCTACTATCAACACGAGTTGAAACAGTTGAAGGAAGAATTTGAACGCTATAAAATGAGGGCTCAAGTTGTGCTCAAAAACAAGAACACTAAAGATGGCAATACAAGCAAAGAGTTAGAGAGTTTGCGtgagcagctggcagagctgaaAGAGAAGTATATTACCCTCCGCCTTGCATGTGATGAAATGGAAGCCAAGCACAAATGTGACAATGAGGCAAATAAACAGTATATTACCCAGCTTCAAACAGCTCATAAGAAAGAAATGGAAAAGATTGAGATGCAGTATCATGAAAGAGTTATTAAACTGGAAGAAGAAAtgcacaaacatagagacagggCTCTTGCAGTCTTAGCAGAGAAAGACCGAGAGACTGAAACTCTACGCTTGGGCTCCAGTGGGCTATCAAGGCATAAAAACTATGTTGAAAGCAAGTTTTGGTCTGAGGGGAATGGTCCTCAGAATGAAGATGATCTTCAAGATGATTTCTGTCAAGATATTGTGAAGCAGACTGCTAAATTTTCAGGACCTAATGAGCCTACTTTTCTTCACTATGCAGAACAGCTGGCACGAAAGGAGCTTGAGGTCACAACACTGAGGAAGCAAAAACATCAAATGGAAGCTGTAGTTCATCAGCTGGAGGACAGTCTCCTAATggagaaagaaagacacaaagaagATGTTGAGGCTCTTCAAGATGTGATACAGAAACACCTCAGAGACAAAAAACGGGAAGGAGCCAACCTGGAATATGTGAAAAATGTGACCTACAGGTTCCTGACCTTGTCTGATGCTCTGGGGCGCCAGCAGACACTGACTGCTATTCTCACCATTCTGCATTTCAGCCCTCAGGAGAAGAAGAATGTGATGAAGCAGCAGGCCAGCAGTTGGTGGAGTTCTGTGAAAAGATGA